In Pelmatolapia mariae isolate MD_Pm_ZW linkage group LG13, Pm_UMD_F_2, whole genome shotgun sequence, a genomic segment contains:
- the LOC134639776 gene encoding receptor-type tyrosine-protein phosphatase epsilon-like isoform X1 has protein sequence MVLFLIGISIPVNNSSHENQTAGNSTHQGVHVLPSTLVLSLLLIIVVLLTIYCLRFKNHRKALVTSVDKKIPNGFLEEQGEQTVVLLPRSPSPSKRYFPIPLDSLEEEYRIRSADDGKLFREEFNSLPCYYHHGSFEEASREHNREKNRYPNILPYDHSRVVLSHLDGHLCSDYINASYIDGYKEKNKFIAAQGPKPETVADFWRMIWEQKTATIVMLTNLKERKEEKCYQYWPEKGCWMYGNIRVALEDVIVLVDYTIRKFCVQYQGSDGPRAPRLVTQLHFTSWPDFGVPFSPIGMLKFLKKVKAVNPSYAGPIVVHCSAGVGRTGTFIVIDSMIDMMHIEQRVDVFGFVSRIREQRCQLIQTDMQYSFIYQALLEYYLYGDTELDVCSLEGHLQRLHNTRAPHDRLGLEEEFRKLTNVRIMKENMRTGNLPANMKKNRVLQIIPYDFNRVILSVKRGQEFTDYINASFIDGYRQKDYFIATQGPLSHTVEDFWRMVWEWRCHSIVMLTELKEREQEKCYRYWPSEGSVTFGDYTVELTGDTQCETFTLKDMVLTYRPEKQSQHVRHFHFHGWPEIGIPAEGRGMIDIIAAVQRQQQQSGNRPIIVHCSAGAGRTGTFIALSNILERVKAEGLLDVFQTVKSLRMQRPHMVQTVEQYDFCYRVVQDFVDIFSDYANFK, from the exons CTTCTTATCATCGTTGTCCTGCTGACAATCTACTGCCTGCG GTTCAAAAACCACAGGAAAGCTCTGGTTACCTCAGTGGATAAAAAAATTCCAAACGGCTTCTTGGAGGAGCAAG GAGAGCAGACAGTGGTCCTCCTCCCCAGATCTCCTTCACCATCCAAGAGGTACTTCCCTATCCCTTTGGACTCATTGGAGGAGGAGTACCGGATACGCTCTGCAGATGATGGCAAGCTCTTCAGAGAAGAGTTCAAT TCACTGCCGTGTTACTACCACCATGGGTCCTTTGAGGAGGCGAGCAGAGAGcacaacagagagaaaaacagatatCCAAATATTTTACCAT ACGATCATTCAAGGGTGGTGTTAAGTCATCTCGATGGACACTTGTGCTCAGACTACATAAATGCATCTTACATAGAT GGTtataaagaaaagaacaaattcaTTGCAGCTCAAG GTCCAAAACCTGAGACAGTGGCTGACTTCTGGCGGATGATTTGGGAACAGAAAACAGCAACTATAGTAATGCTGACGAATTTAAAAGAAAGGAAGGAG GAAAAATGTTATCAGTACTGGCCAGAAAAAGGCTGCTGGATGTACGGGAACATCAGGGTGGCATTAGAGGATGTCATTGTACTGGTGGACTACACCATTAGAAAATTTTGTGTTCAATAT CAGGGCAGCGATGGTCCCAGAGCTCCCCGGCTGGTCACCCAGCTTCACTTTACCAGCTGGCCAGACTTCGGAGTGCCATTCTCACCCATCGGCATGCTGAAATTCCTCAAGAAGGTCAAAGCTGTCAATCCATCCTACGCTGGACCTATTGTTGTGCACTGCAG TGCCGGGGTTGGGCGGACTGGGACATTCATTGTCATTGACAGCATGATCGACATGATGCACATAGAACAGAGAGTGGATGTCTTTGGGTTTGTGAGCAGAATACGAGAACAGCGCTGTCAACTGATCCAGACAGAT ATGCAGTACTCCTTTATCTACCAGGCTCTGCTGGAGTACTATCTGTATGGAGATACAGAGCTAGATGTGTGCTCTCTGGAGGGCCATCTGCAGAGGCTTCACAACACCAGGGCTCCCCACGACAGGCTGGGCCTGGAGGAGGAGTTCAGG AAGCTGACCAACGTTCGCATAATGAAGGAGAACATGAGAACTGGGAACCTTCCTGCCAACATGAAGAAGAACCGTGTGCTTCAGATCATTCCGT aTGATTTCAACCGAGTAATACTCTCAGTGAAAAGAGGACAGGAGTTCACCGACTACATCAATGCCTCCTTTATTGAT GGCTACAGGCAGAAGGACTATTTTATCGCAACCCAGGGCCCACTGTCTCACACAGTGGAGGACTTCTGGAGGATGGTGTGGGAGTGGAGGTGCCATTCAATCGTTATGCTCACCGAACTCAAAGAGAGGGAGCAG GAAAAGTGTTACCGGTATTGGCCATCAGAGGGCAGTGTAACATTTGGAGATTATACGGTGGAGCTGACTGGAGATACACAGTGTGAAACCTTCACTCTCAAAGACATGGTTCTCACCTACAGACCA GAAAAGCAGTCACAACATGTCCGACACTTCCACTTCCACGGATGGCCTGAGATTGGAATACCAGCCGAGGGAAGAGGGATGATTGACATTATTGCCGCTGtgcagaggcagcagcagcagtctggAAACCGTCCCATAATTGTGCACTGCAG TGCCGGTGCAGGACGAACGGGTACCTTCATTGCCCTCAGTAACATTCTGGAAAGAGTGAAAGCTGAAGGCCTCCTGGACGTTTTTCAGACAGTCAAGAGTTTACGCATGCAGAGACCACACATGGTTCAGACCGTG GAGCAATACGACTTCTGCTACAGAGTGGTCCAGGATTTTGTTGACATTTTCTCAGACTACGCCAATTTCAAATAG
- the LOC134639776 gene encoding receptor-type tyrosine-protein phosphatase epsilon-like isoform X2, with amino-acid sequence MRRNSFGAMRWFKNHRKALVTSVDKKIPNGFLEEQGEQTVVLLPRSPSPSKRYFPIPLDSLEEEYRIRSADDGKLFREEFNSLPCYYHHGSFEEASREHNREKNRYPNILPYDHSRVVLSHLDGHLCSDYINASYIDGYKEKNKFIAAQGPKPETVADFWRMIWEQKTATIVMLTNLKERKEEKCYQYWPEKGCWMYGNIRVALEDVIVLVDYTIRKFCVQYQGSDGPRAPRLVTQLHFTSWPDFGVPFSPIGMLKFLKKVKAVNPSYAGPIVVHCSAGVGRTGTFIVIDSMIDMMHIEQRVDVFGFVSRIREQRCQLIQTDMQYSFIYQALLEYYLYGDTELDVCSLEGHLQRLHNTRAPHDRLGLEEEFRKLTNVRIMKENMRTGNLPANMKKNRVLQIIPYDFNRVILSVKRGQEFTDYINASFIDGYRQKDYFIATQGPLSHTVEDFWRMVWEWRCHSIVMLTELKEREQEKCYRYWPSEGSVTFGDYTVELTGDTQCETFTLKDMVLTYRPEKQSQHVRHFHFHGWPEIGIPAEGRGMIDIIAAVQRQQQQSGNRPIIVHCSAGAGRTGTFIALSNILERVKAEGLLDVFQTVKSLRMQRPHMVQTVEQYDFCYRVVQDFVDIFSDYANFK; translated from the exons ATGAGGAGGAACAGCTTTGGTGCTATGAGATG GTTCAAAAACCACAGGAAAGCTCTGGTTACCTCAGTGGATAAAAAAATTCCAAACGGCTTCTTGGAGGAGCAAG GAGAGCAGACAGTGGTCCTCCTCCCCAGATCTCCTTCACCATCCAAGAGGTACTTCCCTATCCCTTTGGACTCATTGGAGGAGGAGTACCGGATACGCTCTGCAGATGATGGCAAGCTCTTCAGAGAAGAGTTCAAT TCACTGCCGTGTTACTACCACCATGGGTCCTTTGAGGAGGCGAGCAGAGAGcacaacagagagaaaaacagatatCCAAATATTTTACCAT ACGATCATTCAAGGGTGGTGTTAAGTCATCTCGATGGACACTTGTGCTCAGACTACATAAATGCATCTTACATAGAT GGTtataaagaaaagaacaaattcaTTGCAGCTCAAG GTCCAAAACCTGAGACAGTGGCTGACTTCTGGCGGATGATTTGGGAACAGAAAACAGCAACTATAGTAATGCTGACGAATTTAAAAGAAAGGAAGGAG GAAAAATGTTATCAGTACTGGCCAGAAAAAGGCTGCTGGATGTACGGGAACATCAGGGTGGCATTAGAGGATGTCATTGTACTGGTGGACTACACCATTAGAAAATTTTGTGTTCAATAT CAGGGCAGCGATGGTCCCAGAGCTCCCCGGCTGGTCACCCAGCTTCACTTTACCAGCTGGCCAGACTTCGGAGTGCCATTCTCACCCATCGGCATGCTGAAATTCCTCAAGAAGGTCAAAGCTGTCAATCCATCCTACGCTGGACCTATTGTTGTGCACTGCAG TGCCGGGGTTGGGCGGACTGGGACATTCATTGTCATTGACAGCATGATCGACATGATGCACATAGAACAGAGAGTGGATGTCTTTGGGTTTGTGAGCAGAATACGAGAACAGCGCTGTCAACTGATCCAGACAGAT ATGCAGTACTCCTTTATCTACCAGGCTCTGCTGGAGTACTATCTGTATGGAGATACAGAGCTAGATGTGTGCTCTCTGGAGGGCCATCTGCAGAGGCTTCACAACACCAGGGCTCCCCACGACAGGCTGGGCCTGGAGGAGGAGTTCAGG AAGCTGACCAACGTTCGCATAATGAAGGAGAACATGAGAACTGGGAACCTTCCTGCCAACATGAAGAAGAACCGTGTGCTTCAGATCATTCCGT aTGATTTCAACCGAGTAATACTCTCAGTGAAAAGAGGACAGGAGTTCACCGACTACATCAATGCCTCCTTTATTGAT GGCTACAGGCAGAAGGACTATTTTATCGCAACCCAGGGCCCACTGTCTCACACAGTGGAGGACTTCTGGAGGATGGTGTGGGAGTGGAGGTGCCATTCAATCGTTATGCTCACCGAACTCAAAGAGAGGGAGCAG GAAAAGTGTTACCGGTATTGGCCATCAGAGGGCAGTGTAACATTTGGAGATTATACGGTGGAGCTGACTGGAGATACACAGTGTGAAACCTTCACTCTCAAAGACATGGTTCTCACCTACAGACCA GAAAAGCAGTCACAACATGTCCGACACTTCCACTTCCACGGATGGCCTGAGATTGGAATACCAGCCGAGGGAAGAGGGATGATTGACATTATTGCCGCTGtgcagaggcagcagcagcagtctggAAACCGTCCCATAATTGTGCACTGCAG TGCCGGTGCAGGACGAACGGGTACCTTCATTGCCCTCAGTAACATTCTGGAAAGAGTGAAAGCTGAAGGCCTCCTGGACGTTTTTCAGACAGTCAAGAGTTTACGCATGCAGAGACCACACATGGTTCAGACCGTG GAGCAATACGACTTCTGCTACAGAGTGGTCCAGGATTTTGTTGACATTTTCTCAGACTACGCCAATTTCAAATAG